From Serinicoccus profundi, the proteins below share one genomic window:
- a CDS encoding ABC transporter ATP-binding protein, translated as MLELTEVTVTFPGATAVDDVSLQVQDGTVLAVLGPSGCGKSTLMRAIAGLEPTTSGTIRWQGVDLAGVPTHERGFALMFQDGQLFAQASVADNIGYPLRLRGVGRRARASRVGDLLELVGLAGYADRRPATLSGGEQQRVALARSLAADPALLLLDEPLSALDRALRDRLAGDLREILVTTGTTALLVTHDHDEAFTVADRMAVMLEGRIAQEGDTTQVWRAPVSREVATFIGYDTILEPATPAERRLWLPPGRGDAARGGPEPDAATSVVALRRSALRVDPAGPLVGTVRRVMTVSDAVQLEVEVERLGRIPAFADDLGPEVGDVVRLAVDPRGVAHLPE; from the coding sequence ATGCTCGAGCTCACCGAAGTCACCGTCACCTTCCCCGGCGCGACCGCGGTCGATGACGTCTCCCTGCAGGTCCAGGACGGCACCGTCCTCGCGGTGCTCGGGCCCTCGGGCTGCGGCAAGTCCACCCTCATGCGCGCGATCGCGGGGCTGGAGCCGACGACCTCCGGGACGATCCGCTGGCAGGGCGTCGACCTCGCCGGGGTGCCCACCCACGAGCGCGGCTTCGCCCTGATGTTCCAGGACGGGCAGCTCTTCGCCCAGGCCAGCGTGGCGGACAACATCGGCTACCCACTGCGGCTGCGGGGCGTCGGACGCCGGGCCAGGGCGAGCCGGGTCGGCGACCTGCTCGAGCTCGTCGGGCTCGCGGGATATGCCGACCGCCGCCCCGCCACCCTCTCCGGCGGCGAGCAGCAGCGGGTGGCGCTGGCCCGGTCCCTGGCCGCCGACCCGGCGCTGCTGCTGCTCGACGAGCCGCTCAGCGCGCTCGACCGCGCCCTGCGCGACCGGCTCGCCGGCGACCTGCGCGAGATCCTCGTCACCACCGGCACCACCGCGCTCCTGGTGACCCACGACCACGACGAGGCCTTCACCGTCGCCGACCGGATGGCGGTCATGCTCGAGGGCCGGATCGCCCAGGAGGGTGACACGACGCAGGTATGGCGCGCGCCGGTCTCCCGCGAGGTCGCCACCTTCATCGGCTACGACACGATCCTCGAGCCGGCCACCCCCGCCGAGCGTCGCCTGTGGCTACCCCCGGGCCGCGGGGACGCTGCTCGTGGTGGCCCGGAGCCGGACGCGGCGACCTCCGTGGTGGCGTTGCGCCGCTCCGCCCTGCGCGTCGATCCTGCCGGCCCGCTCGTCGGGACGGTGCGGCGGGTGATGACCGTCTCCGACGCCGTGCAGCTCGAGGTCGAGGTCGAGCGCCTGGGGCGGATCCCGGCGTTCGCCGACGACCTCGGGCCCGAGGTCGGCGACGTGGTGCGGCTCGCGGTGGATCCACGCGGCGTCGCGCACCTGCCCGAGTGA
- a CDS encoding thioesterase family protein: MRLDGRHYFTALGEGRYRPTEHVQGAWSPDEQHVAPVIGLLLHTLEHEHPREDLQWARLSVDILGFIRREEMTVTTRVLRPGRTIELLESSVEIAGRAAVRMTAWRLVRGDTSAVASGEHAELPAPGELEDWHGMDHWGGGFIRSLDFRSVPGSRAGRGRTWVRTHVPLVGGSTGEQASPLASWVGLLDTANGTAGREAPHEWLFPNVDLTLHLHREPEGPWVGMDTRVSWGPTGIGQTASVVHDEQGPVGTVVQALTLRPAR, translated from the coding sequence ATGAGGCTTGACGGGCGGCACTACTTCACGGCACTGGGCGAGGGGCGCTATCGCCCGACCGAGCACGTGCAGGGTGCGTGGTCGCCCGACGAGCAGCACGTCGCCCCGGTCATCGGGCTGCTGCTGCACACGCTCGAGCACGAGCACCCGCGCGAGGACCTGCAGTGGGCCCGGCTCAGCGTGGACATCCTCGGCTTCATCCGGCGCGAGGAGATGACGGTGACCACCCGGGTGCTGCGGCCCGGGCGGACCATCGAGCTGCTCGAGTCGAGCGTGGAGATCGCGGGCCGCGCGGCCGTCCGGATGACGGCGTGGCGGCTGGTGCGCGGCGACACCAGCGCGGTCGCCTCGGGCGAGCACGCGGAGCTGCCCGCGCCCGGGGAGCTCGAGGACTGGCACGGGATGGATCACTGGGGCGGTGGCTTCATCCGCAGCCTCGACTTCCGGTCGGTGCCGGGGTCGCGGGCCGGACGCGGCCGGACCTGGGTGCGCACCCACGTGCCGCTCGTCGGCGGGAGCACCGGCGAGCAGGCCTCGCCGCTGGCCTCCTGGGTCGGGCTGCTCGACACCGCGAACGGCACGGCGGGCAGGGAGGCCCCGCACGAGTGGCTCTTCCCCAACGTCGACCTCACGCTGCACCTGCACCGGGAGCCGGAGGGTCCGTGGGTGGGGATGGACACCCGGGTGTCGTGGGGGCCGACCGGCATCGGTCAGACGGCCTCCGTCGTGCACGACGAGCAGGGACCGGTGGGCACGGTCGTGCAGGCGCTCACGCTGCGACCGGCGCGCTGA
- a CDS encoding response regulator transcription factor produces the protein MANILIAEDEEGIARVIDRGLRADGHRTTIVSDGIAALEAASGGQIDLVVLDVGLPKMDGFTVLRMLRTMDEPVPVIMCTARDSVEDTVHGLENGAEDYLPKPFRVEELRARVKLRLRQHAEAQAGGRGEDVLEVGGVRLDIPARTVHVDGQPVELSAREFTLARELMDHAGQVLSRDQLLDRVWGFEVTGSSNVVDVYIRYLRAKVGADRITTVRGVGYRFER, from the coding sequence ATGGCGAACATTCTCATCGCGGAGGACGAGGAGGGGATCGCCCGCGTCATCGACCGGGGGCTGCGGGCCGACGGCCACCGCACGACGATCGTCTCCGACGGGATCGCCGCGCTGGAGGCCGCCAGCGGAGGCCAGATCGACCTCGTCGTGCTCGACGTGGGGCTGCCCAAGATGGACGGCTTCACCGTGCTGCGCATGCTGCGCACCATGGACGAGCCGGTGCCGGTCATCATGTGCACGGCCCGCGACTCGGTCGAGGACACCGTGCACGGCCTGGAGAACGGCGCCGAGGACTACCTGCCCAAGCCCTTCCGGGTCGAGGAGCTGCGCGCCCGGGTCAAGCTGCGGCTGCGCCAGCACGCCGAGGCGCAGGCCGGTGGCCGCGGGGAGGACGTCCTCGAGGTCGGCGGGGTCCGCCTCGACATCCCCGCCCGCACGGTGCACGTCGACGGCCAGCCGGTCGAGCTGTCGGCCCGTGAGTTCACCCTCGCCCGTGAGCTCATGGACCACGCCGGCCAGGTCCTCAGCCGTGACCAGCTGCTGGACCGGGTGTGGGGCTTCGAGGTCACCGGCAGCTCCAACGTCGTCGACGTCTACATCCGCTACCTGCGGGCCAAGGTCGGCGCCGACCGCATCACCACCGTGCGCGGGGTCGGCTACCGCTTCGAGCGCTGA
- a CDS encoding O-succinylhomoserine sulfhydrylase, translating into MNTPDGWRPDTLAVRGGLMRSEFDETSEALYPTSGYVYASAQEAQAAFNDEVERFVYSRYGNPTVAMLEERMRLLHGAEAAQATASGMSAVFTALGGLCAAGDRIVASRALFGSCFVIIDEVLRRWGVESTFVDGTDLEDWARALSTPATAVFFETPSNPTQELVDIAAVSELAHAAGAVVVVDNVFGTPVFSRPLDHGADIVVYSTTKHIDGQGRVMGGMILGPTELVGGPIQTLLRHTGPSMSPFNAWVTLKGLETLTLRVERQAQSTLELARHLEADPRVTRVFHPWLESHPQAELARRQMTGGGTVVTFTLDAGQEEAFAFMNALEIVDISNNLGDAKSLTTHPTTTTHKRLPEEARLAAGITEGTIRLSVGLEDVEDLREDLERGLAAAFS; encoded by the coding sequence ATGAACACCCCTGACGGCTGGCGTCCGGACACGCTCGCGGTGCGCGGCGGGCTCATGCGCAGCGAGTTCGACGAGACCTCGGAGGCGCTCTACCCGACCTCCGGTTACGTCTACGCCAGTGCGCAGGAAGCGCAGGCGGCGTTCAACGACGAGGTCGAGCGCTTCGTCTACAGCCGCTACGGCAACCCCACCGTCGCCATGCTCGAGGAGCGGATGCGGCTGCTGCACGGCGCCGAGGCCGCCCAGGCCACCGCGTCCGGCATGTCGGCGGTCTTCACCGCCCTCGGCGGCCTGTGTGCGGCGGGTGACCGGATCGTCGCGAGCCGCGCGCTCTTCGGCTCCTGCTTCGTCATCATCGACGAGGTGCTGCGCCGCTGGGGCGTCGAGAGCACCTTCGTCGACGGCACCGACCTCGAGGACTGGGCCCGCGCCCTGTCGACCCCGGCCACCGCCGTCTTCTTCGAGACCCCGAGCAACCCGACGCAGGAGCTCGTCGACATCGCCGCGGTGAGCGAGCTCGCGCACGCCGCCGGCGCGGTCGTCGTCGTCGACAACGTCTTCGGCACCCCGGTCTTCTCGCGACCCCTGGATCACGGCGCCGACATCGTCGTCTACTCCACCACCAAGCACATCGACGGCCAGGGACGCGTCATGGGCGGGATGATCCTCGGCCCCACCGAGCTCGTCGGCGGTCCGATCCAGACGCTGCTGCGGCATACCGGACCGTCGATGTCGCCGTTCAACGCCTGGGTGACGCTCAAGGGGCTGGAGACGCTGACCCTGCGGGTGGAGCGCCAGGCGCAGAGCACCCTCGAGCTCGCCCGTCACCTCGAGGCCGACCCGAGGGTGACCCGCGTCTTCCACCCCTGGCTCGAGTCCCACCCGCAGGCCGAGCTGGCCCGGCGGCAGATGACCGGCGGCGGCACGGTGGTCACCTTCACCCTCGACGCCGGGCAGGAGGAGGCCTTCGCCTTCATGAACGCGCTGGAGATCGTCGACATCTCCAACAACCTCGGCGACGCGAAGTCGCTCACCACGCACCCGACGACGACGACGCACAAGCGGCTGCCGGAGGAGGCGCGGCTGGCCGCCGGGATCACCGAGGGCACCATCCGGCTCTCGGTCGGCCTGGAGGACGTCGAGGACCTGCGGGAGGACCTCGAGCGGGGCCTCGCCGCCGCCTTCTCCTGA
- a CDS encoding sensor histidine kinase translates to MRLAGDGGWTVQRRLLVMMVGMMALGIALTGVLSFAVQFRSLDERIQDDLEQEIQEVSRLAESGPLRDGEPFTDADALFVSFIETSVASSNEAFLALLDGERRFQSPGERDFRIDHADVLDLIASTPLEPGRAVIDTVDTQGTTLTVIMADVRLPQEEREGTFVVAIDSGALADQIWRRVWTYAGVGLASLLVAGALAHVVLGRLLRPLRELQDATAQISPEDLSRRVEVSGSTDVTALAHRFNAMLDRIEDGVRMQRQFLDDAAHELRTPLTILRGNAELLRPEDPEDVTATRTLLLDEVDRMQRLVDDLLMLARAQRGDFLRPQRTDVTELAVECMERITSLGDRQWRLAAHAEGQVVLDRQRLIQAVVQLAANAVKFSEPGSPVELGSGWVEGKDPQVGRAQELGARPATRYLSLCVSDHGTGIPETEQARIFERFGRAESASHVDGSGLGLAIVQAIAEAHGGAVGVESVEGLGSRFTMWIPGDTQAGPAAARTIEAGVVQDSPVRTGG, encoded by the coding sequence ATGAGGCTGGCCGGCGACGGCGGGTGGACCGTCCAACGCCGCTTGCTCGTCATGATGGTGGGGATGATGGCCCTGGGCATCGCCCTCACCGGGGTGCTGTCCTTCGCGGTGCAGTTCCGCTCCCTCGACGAACGGATCCAGGACGACCTCGAGCAGGAGATCCAGGAGGTCTCGCGGCTGGCCGAATCGGGTCCGCTGCGCGACGGGGAGCCCTTCACCGACGCTGACGCACTTTTCGTGTCCTTCATCGAGACCTCCGTCGCGAGCTCCAACGAGGCCTTCCTCGCGTTGCTCGACGGGGAGCGACGCTTCCAGAGCCCGGGTGAGCGGGACTTCCGGATCGACCACGCCGACGTGCTCGACCTCATCGCGAGCACCCCGCTGGAGCCGGGGCGGGCGGTCATCGACACCGTCGACACCCAGGGGACGACGCTGACGGTGATCATGGCCGACGTGCGGCTGCCGCAGGAGGAGCGGGAGGGCACCTTCGTGGTGGCCATCGACTCCGGCGCGCTGGCGGACCAGATCTGGCGTCGGGTGTGGACGTATGCCGGGGTCGGGTTGGCCTCGCTCCTCGTCGCGGGAGCCCTGGCGCACGTCGTGCTGGGGCGGCTGCTGCGGCCGCTGCGCGAGCTCCAGGACGCGACCGCGCAGATCAGCCCGGAGGACCTCTCCCGCCGGGTGGAGGTCTCCGGCAGCACCGACGTGACCGCGCTGGCCCACCGTTTCAACGCCATGCTCGACCGGATCGAGGACGGGGTCCGGATGCAGCGGCAGTTCCTCGACGACGCCGCCCACGAGCTGCGCACCCCGCTCACCATCCTGCGCGGCAACGCCGAGCTGCTGCGTCCGGAGGACCCCGAGGACGTCACCGCGACCCGCACCCTGCTGCTCGACGAGGTCGACCGGATGCAGCGGCTCGTCGACGACCTGCTCATGCTCGCGCGGGCCCAGCGCGGCGACTTCCTACGGCCGCAGCGCACCGACGTCACCGAGCTCGCGGTGGAGTGCATGGAGCGCATCACCTCCCTCGGGGACCGCCAGTGGCGGTTGGCCGCGCACGCCGAGGGCCAGGTCGTCCTGGACCGGCAACGGCTCATCCAGGCCGTCGTCCAGCTCGCGGCCAACGCGGTGAAGTTCAGCGAGCCCGGCTCGCCCGTCGAGCTGGGCTCGGGCTGGGTCGAGGGCAAGGACCCGCAGGTCGGGCGGGCCCAGGAGCTCGGGGCCCGCCCCGCCACCCGCTACCTCAGCCTCTGCGTGTCCGACCACGGCACCGGCATACCCGAGACCGAGCAGGCGCGGATCTTCGAGCGGTTCGGGCGCGCCGAGTCGGCCTCGCACGTCGACGGCAGCGGCCTGGGCCTGGCGATCGTGCAGGCCATCGCCGAGGCGCACGGCGGCGCCGTCGGCGTCGAGTCGGTCGAGGGGCTGGGCTCGCGCTTCACCATGTGGATCCCGGGCGACACGCAGGCCGGCCCGGCCGCGGCGCGCACGATCGAGGCCGGGGTCGTCCAGGACTCCCCGGTGCGGACCGGCGGGTAG
- a CDS encoding type II toxin-antitoxin system VapC family toxin, with amino-acid sequence MTDSTLVDSNVLLDIATDDPHWAAWSGEALSAALDRGLVVINPIVYAEVSVGFDRIEDLENLLPARHFVREALPWSGAFLAGKAFLAYRRRGGKRPTPLPDFYIGAHAVVAGHRLLTRDATRYATAFPGLQLITP; translated from the coding sequence ATGACTGACTCGACGTTGGTCGACTCCAACGTCCTGCTCGACATCGCCACGGACGACCCCCACTGGGCCGCCTGGTCCGGGGAGGCCCTGTCGGCCGCCCTCGACCGAGGCCTCGTCGTCATCAACCCGATCGTGTATGCCGAGGTTTCCGTCGGCTTCGACCGCATCGAGGACCTCGAGAACCTCCTCCCCGCGCGTCACTTCGTGCGGGAGGCACTGCCGTGGTCGGGGGCATTCCTCGCCGGCAAGGCGTTCTTGGCCTACCGTCGTCGCGGCGGGAAGAGGCCGACGCCCCTACCCGACTTCTACATCGGCGCGCACGCCGTGGTGGCGGGTCACCGCCTGCTCACCCGGGACGCCACCAGGTACGCCACAGCGTTCCCCGGCCTGCAGCTGATCACCCCGTGA
- a CDS encoding type IV toxin-antitoxin system AbiEi family antitoxin gives MRHWLVELLRRVRAEGVDARLESSPSPDSAADGTLTVASPTGQQRFSAVIRTGLSPSAVGLLPAVNNPILLADHVSAPLAQALTRAGWNYIDQHANAHVSAPGLVVRIEGRGPARAAKVSISAPFTKAGLPVTFALLVLHGQGVKATQRELADYAETSLATTNRVVRALRELRQLSSEGKLLRPDMLAESWADAYLAQRDLLAPGQAYTSDVWKGVPEMRSSARPAGTYLGSEAAAAEVGLSIRPITVLLYADTAGRNQIIQAGRLRRDSGGWVEIRQRFWSAGLLGDSAVVPPFLVRADLSAMEDPRLSALAASMVGSLSTRS, from the coding sequence ATGAGACACTGGCTGGTCGAGTTGCTCAGGCGGGTGCGGGCTGAGGGCGTGGACGCACGTCTGGAGAGTTCTCCCTCCCCGGATTCCGCAGCCGATGGAACCTTGACCGTTGCCTCGCCGACCGGACAGCAACGGTTCTCGGCCGTCATCAGGACGGGCCTGTCTCCGTCGGCGGTTGGGTTACTGCCGGCGGTCAACAACCCCATCCTTCTCGCAGATCATGTCAGTGCGCCCCTCGCTCAGGCGCTGACCCGCGCTGGGTGGAACTACATCGACCAGCACGCGAACGCCCATGTGAGTGCCCCCGGACTCGTTGTTCGTATCGAAGGCAGGGGTCCGGCACGCGCTGCCAAGGTCTCCATCTCAGCGCCCTTCACCAAGGCAGGGCTGCCCGTCACCTTCGCGTTGCTCGTGCTCCATGGACAGGGTGTGAAAGCAACCCAGAGGGAGCTGGCTGACTACGCAGAGACCTCACTGGCCACGACGAACAGGGTGGTGCGCGCACTGCGTGAGCTTCGTCAGCTCTCGAGCGAGGGGAAACTGTTGCGCCCGGACATGCTGGCCGAGTCATGGGCCGACGCCTATCTGGCTCAGCGAGATCTACTCGCTCCCGGACAGGCATACACGTCAGACGTGTGGAAGGGCGTTCCCGAGATGCGATCAAGCGCTCGACCCGCGGGCACGTATCTAGGGTCTGAAGCGGCCGCGGCGGAAGTCGGTCTGTCCATCCGCCCGATCACCGTTCTCCTCTATGCAGACACGGCTGGGCGGAATCAGATCATCCAAGCCGGTCGGTTGAGGCGCGACAGTGGAGGGTGGGTCGAGATTCGGCAGCGGTTCTGGAGTGCCGGGCTGCTCGGGGACTCGGCGGTGGTCCCGCCCTTCCTGGTCCGCGCAGACCTGTCGGCCATGGAGGATCCACGCCTGAGCGCCTTGGCCGCATCGATGGTCGGTTCGCTGAGCACACGTTCTTGA
- a CDS encoding AbrB/MazE/SpoVT family DNA-binding domain-containing protein, giving the protein MRLNSKGQVTIPAELRRSHGFVEGDEVQVVADGAVLRIVHADQGETPGGRLVRRMRGRASTDLSTDELMSLLRDD; this is encoded by the coding sequence ATGCGGCTGAACAGCAAGGGGCAAGTGACGATCCCGGCGGAACTGCGGCGTAGTCACGGTTTCGTCGAAGGCGACGAGGTGCAGGTGGTCGCGGACGGCGCCGTTCTGCGCATCGTGCACGCGGATCAGGGCGAGACACCCGGCGGACGGCTGGTGCGCCGGATGCGCGGTCGGGCGAGCACGGATCTGAGCACCGATGAACTCATGAGCCTGCTGCGCGATGACTGA
- a CDS encoding ABC transporter permease has product MSRSATLLSRVRWRSGANGPGLGLGILALVPLAFLAVFFVLPVSGMLARGLWPEGRLDLSAVPEVLGRARTLRVLTFTLVSSLAGTVLTLLLGVPVAFVLYRLRFPGRALLRAVVVMPFVLPTVVVGVMFRSLLAPGGPLGGLGLDGTWVPILLAFVFFNLAVVVRTVGGLWEGLDRRAEESAATLGASPWQVWRTVTLPALAPGIVSAATLVFLFCSTAFGVVLTLGGLRYGTIETEIYLLTVQFLDLQGAAVLSVLQLLAVVAMLTVAGRTRTRREQTLRRVGAQAAARAPRRDDLPALAATALAVAFVLLPVGTLVVRSLQVGPGWGFAHYRALTDPDATAALRVSVTEAMANSLRTAADATVLAMLLGLAVAVVVSRRPRGIGWARVVSVLDGAFMLPLGISAVTVGFGFLITLDRPPLDLRTSPVLVPIAQAMVALPLVVRTLTPVLRSVDPRQREAAATLGARPWRAAWTAEAPVLARPLLAATGFAFAVSLGEFGATSFLARPDRPTVPVVIYQLISRPGADHLGMALAASVLLALVTVIVMGVVERLRVGSVGAF; this is encoded by the coding sequence ATGAGCCGATCTGCGACGTTGCTCAGCCGCGTGCGGTGGCGATCGGGGGCCAACGGGCCGGGCCTCGGGCTCGGGATCCTCGCGCTCGTCCCGCTCGCCTTCCTCGCGGTCTTCTTCGTCCTCCCGGTGAGCGGGATGCTCGCGCGCGGGCTGTGGCCCGAGGGCAGGCTCGACCTCAGCGCGGTGCCCGAGGTGCTGGGGCGGGCCCGGACCCTGCGCGTGCTGACCTTCACCCTGGTCAGCTCGCTGGCCGGCACGGTCCTCACGCTGCTGCTCGGCGTGCCGGTGGCCTTCGTGCTCTACCGCCTGCGCTTCCCCGGCCGTGCCCTGCTGCGCGCCGTGGTGGTCATGCCCTTCGTGCTGCCGACCGTCGTCGTCGGCGTGATGTTCCGCTCCCTGCTGGCCCCCGGGGGCCCGCTCGGCGGGCTCGGCCTCGACGGCACCTGGGTGCCGATCCTGCTCGCCTTCGTCTTCTTCAACCTCGCCGTCGTCGTGCGCACGGTCGGCGGGCTGTGGGAGGGGCTGGATCGCCGGGCCGAGGAGTCCGCCGCCACGCTGGGCGCCAGCCCCTGGCAGGTATGGCGCACCGTCACCCTCCCGGCGCTCGCGCCCGGCATCGTCTCCGCCGCGACCCTCGTCTTCCTCTTCTGCTCCACCGCCTTCGGGGTCGTCCTCACCCTGGGCGGGCTGCGCTATGGCACCATCGAGACCGAGATCTACCTGCTCACCGTGCAGTTCCTCGACCTGCAGGGCGCGGCCGTCCTCTCGGTCCTGCAGCTGCTCGCCGTCGTGGCCATGCTCACGGTCGCGGGGCGCACCCGCACCCGACGTGAGCAGACCCTGCGACGGGTGGGCGCGCAGGCCGCGGCCCGGGCGCCCCGGCGCGACGACCTCCCCGCCCTGGCCGCTACCGCGCTCGCCGTCGCCTTCGTGCTGCTGCCGGTCGGCACCCTCGTGGTGCGCTCCCTGCAGGTCGGCCCGGGGTGGGGTTTCGCGCACTACCGCGCCCTCACCGACCCCGACGCCACCGCGGCGCTGCGGGTCAGCGTCACCGAGGCGATGGCCAACTCGCTGCGCACCGCGGCCGACGCCACCGTCCTGGCCATGCTGCTCGGTCTCGCCGTCGCCGTCGTCGTCTCCCGCCGCCCCCGCGGCATCGGCTGGGCGCGGGTGGTGTCGGTGCTCGACGGAGCCTTCATGCTGCCGCTGGGCATCTCGGCGGTCACCGTCGGCTTCGGCTTCCTCATCACCCTCGACCGGCCTCCCCTGGACCTGCGCACCTCGCCGGTGCTCGTGCCCATCGCGCAGGCGATGGTGGCGCTACCGCTGGTGGTGCGCACCCTGACGCCCGTGCTGCGCTCGGTGGACCCGCGTCAGCGGGAGGCGGCCGCCACCCTCGGGGCACGGCCGTGGCGGGCGGCGTGGACGGCCGAGGCCCCGGTGCTGGCCCGCCCGCTGCTCGCCGCGACCGGCTTCGCCTTCGCCGTGTCGCTGGGGGAGTTCGGCGCCACGAGCTTCCTGGCCCGCCCCGACCGGCCCACCGTCCCCGTCGTCATCTACCAGCTCATCTCCCGGCCGGGCGCCGACCATCTCGGCATGGCGCTCGCCGCCAGCGTCCTGCTCGCGCTCGTGACGGTGATCGTCATGGGCGTGGTCGAGCGGCTCCGCGTCGGCTCGGTGGGGGCCTTCTGA
- a CDS encoding DUF2891 family protein — protein MTPPEPTRPATHPQPHPRARAWSRIARAVIGTAYPWAPGHLVLGPDDTDVTPERLHPAFHGALDWHSCVHMQWSLVTLLTRYAYALGEQECAAARSLLEERLTATHLAAEVDYLRARPGFERPYGWAWAAQLAAATAGLADVLPQARGWADDLTPLADLLAERILAHLPRQAYPVRHGKHQNDAFALLLLRDAYRRLGRDDVVRACGDAARRWFGDDSPLATDDEPSGSDFLSPALTEALLMTEVLGPDEGAAWLDRALPGLGAGRHEHLLEVPRVLDPTDGQGAHLLGLALSRAWALRTLAPWVQDAAAARLREAAEEQEGAVLEQITAGDFMATHWLVSFALLADPAEGGG, from the coding sequence GTGACCCCGCCCGAACCCACCCGACCGGCCACCCACCCCCAGCCCCACCCTCGGGCCCGCGCCTGGAGCCGGATCGCGCGCGCGGTGATCGGCACGGCATACCCCTGGGCGCCGGGGCACCTCGTCCTCGGCCCCGACGACACCGACGTCACCCCCGAGCGCCTGCACCCTGCCTTCCACGGTGCCTTGGACTGGCACTCGTGCGTGCACATGCAGTGGTCGCTCGTCACCCTCCTCACGAGGTATGCCTACGCGCTCGGCGAGCAGGAGTGCGCCGCCGCCCGGTCGCTGCTCGAGGAGCGGCTCACCGCCACGCACCTCGCGGCCGAGGTGGACTACCTGCGGGCCCGGCCCGGTTTCGAGCGTCCCTACGGCTGGGCGTGGGCCGCGCAGCTGGCTGCGGCGACCGCCGGTCTCGCCGACGTGCTGCCGCAGGCGCGGGGCTGGGCAGACGACCTCACCCCGCTGGCCGACCTCCTCGCCGAGCGGATCCTCGCGCACCTGCCCCGCCAGGCCTATCCGGTCCGCCACGGGAAGCACCAGAACGACGCCTTCGCCCTGCTCCTGCTGCGCGACGCCTACCGGCGGCTGGGCCGGGACGACGTGGTGCGCGCGTGCGGTGACGCGGCGCGCCGCTGGTTCGGCGACGACAGCCCGCTCGCGACCGACGACGAGCCCAGCGGCTCGGACTTCCTCTCCCCGGCGCTGACCGAGGCGCTGCTCATGACCGAGGTGCTCGGTCCCGACGAGGGCGCCGCGTGGCTGGACCGCGCGCTCCCGGGGCTCGGCGCCGGGCGCCACGAGCACCTGCTCGAGGTGCCGCGGGTGCTCGACCCGACGGACGGGCAGGGTGCCCACCTGCTCGGGCTCGCGCTGTCGCGGGCGTGGGCCCTGCGCACTCTGGCACCCTGGGTGCAGGATGCCGCGGCCGCCCGGCTGCGGGAGGCCGCCGAGGAGCAGGAGGGTGCCGTGCTGGAGCAGATCACCGCCGGCGACTTCATGGCGACCCACTGGCTGGTGTCCTTCGCCCTGCTCGCCGACCCGGCGGAGGGTGGGGGATGA